One window from the genome of Hoplias malabaricus isolate fHopMal1 chromosome X2, fHopMal1.hap1, whole genome shotgun sequence encodes:
- the LOC136676946 gene encoding low molecular weight neuronal intermediate filament-like, whose protein sequence is MTFSGDLYSSSSYRRIFSEAPRMSARTRSPRLPLLPDSTTAELARTAAVTNEMKIVRANEKEQLQGLNDRFACFIERVRVLERRNRALETEAAALRERHSEPSRLRDLYEQRTRELHSRADELARDASRLRVEREQAGEALQRAEERLREEVRLREEAERAASSCRREAQEAGLASRELQMRVETLLEEIDFLRRVHEEELRDLQASLQASQVSVEMDVSKPDLAVALKDIRSQYEVLSMRNQQQAEEWYRSKFTSVTEAASRNTDAIKQAKDELSEYRRQVQARTLEIEALRGHNEALERQMAEMEDRHSNEIGELQETIQQLEDALRSTKGEMSRHLREYQDLLNVKMALDIEIAAYRKLLEGEETRLSSVGGVLLQPTYSGLSYTSGHAFSLGSYRRGVTKPAEAEEEEEEEAEPEAEAEEKEEEEGAEEEGEGEGDEGEAGEGEGEGEEDGEGEGEDEGEEEGGEEEGQEQAEEEGANGEEEVKEEKVEKEEKKEKEGDKQKEKEAEKEKKSESKGNNNKVESKSEKAENNKGDKGSVAKSK, encoded by the exons ATGACTTTTTCCGGTGATCTGTactcgagcagctcgtaccgGCGGATATTCTCTGAGGCTCCTCGGATGTCTGCGCGCACCAGGAGCCCCCGGCTGCCG TTATTGCCGGATAGCACAACGGCGGAGCTTGCGCGCACCGCAGCCGTGACCAACGAGATGAAGATTGTCCGCGCGAACGAGAAGGAGCAACTGCAGGGCTTGAATGACCGCTTCGCTTGCTTCATCGAGAGGGTTCGTGTGCTGGAGCGGCGTAACCGCGCACTGGAGACAGAGGCAGCAGCACTGCGCGAGCGTCACAGCGAGCCTTCGCGCCTACGAGACCTCTACGAGCAACGCACGCGTGAGCTGCATTCTCGTGCCGACGAGCTGGCTCGCGATGCCAGTCGTCTTCGGGTGGAGCGTGAGCAGGCTGGCGAGGCACTCCAGCGTGCCGAGGAGCGTCTGCGTGAGGAGGTGCGGCTGCGTGAAGAGGCAGAGCGTGCAGCCAGCAGTTGCAGGCGTGAGGCGCAGGAGGCAGGGCTTGCCTCCCGTGAGCTCCAGATGAGGGTGGAGACGCTGCTCGAAGAAATCGACTTCCTCAGGAGGGTACATGAGGAGGAGCTACGTGACTTGCAGGCCTCCCTGCAGGCCTCACAG GTATCTGTTGAGATGGATGTGAGTAAGCCGGACCTGGCCGTGGCTTTGAAGGACATCCGCTCTCAGTACGAGGTCCTCTCAATGAGGAATCAGCAGCAGGCTGAGGAGTGGTACCGCTCCAAATTCACCAGTGTGACCGAGGCTGCGTCCCGCAACACAGACGCCATCAAACAGGCCAAAGACGAGCTAAGCGAGTACCGGAGACAGGTGCAAGCACGGACCCTGGAGATAGAGGCCCTCAGGGGCCACAATGAGGCTCTTGAGAGGCAGATGGCTGAGATGGAAGACCGCCACAGCAACGAGATTGGTGAGCTGCAG gAGACGATCCAGCAGCTGGAGGATGCACTGCGCAGCACTAAAGGAGAAATGTCCCGTCACCTACGTGAATACCAGGACCTGTTGAATGTCAAGATGGCATTGGACATCGAGATTGCTGCCTACAG GAAGTTGCTGGAGGGTGAGGAAACTCGTCTGAGCTCTGTGGGCGGGGTTTTGCTCCAGCCCACCTACTCTGGCCTCTCTTATACATCAGGACACGCTTTCAGTCTGGGCTCCTACAGGAGGGGTGTGACCAAGCCTGCTgaggcagaggaggaggaggaagaagaggcagAACCAGAGGCAGAAGCAGaggaaaaagaggaagaagaaggagcagaagaggaaggagaaggagaaggagatgaAGGAGAGGCAGGAGAaggggaaggagaaggagaagaagatgGTGAGGGTGAGGGAGAAGATGAAGGAGaggaagaaggaggagaagaagaaggacaGGAGCAGGCTGAGGAAGAAGGGGCAAATGGAGAGGAGGAGGTTAAAGAAGAGAAAgtagagaaagaggagaagaaggagaaggaagGTGATAAGCAGAAAGAGAAGGAAgctgagaaagagaagaagagtgAGAGCAAAGGCAACAACAACAAGGTGGAAAGCAAGAGCGAAAAGGCAGAGAACAACAAAGGAGATAAAGGCTCTGTGGCCAAAAGCAAGTAA